Proteins co-encoded in one Novosphingobium sp. PP1Y genomic window:
- a CDS encoding alpha/beta fold hydrolase, whose amino-acid sequence MMAQVDRAFARIDEGLVHYRHAGIADGPVLLMLHASPGSSRGLEPLMAALTGAKPDLRLIAPDTLGNGDSAPPAPDEPEISYFADRLLAFLDRLGIDRVAIYGTHTGARIAAECALQAPRRISHVVFDGIGDYDEEMRALLLDRYAPEVTPGEYGEHLIWAFNFIRDQALHYPWFLRDPEHRLMTRAVPGGQEMHERVVELLKSISSYHKSYRAAFAYRASERLPLLETQATFLDGQAELPVLKEKLRKLAASVRGAQVVEVETSPQGKAAAIAATLD is encoded by the coding sequence ATGATGGCGCAAGTCGATCGCGCCTTTGCCCGGATCGATGAAGGGCTGGTACATTATCGCCATGCCGGCATCGCCGATGGCCCGGTCCTGCTGATGCTCCACGCCTCTCCGGGCTCATCGCGTGGGCTCGAGCCCCTCATGGCCGCGCTTACAGGTGCCAAGCCGGACCTGCGCCTGATCGCCCCCGATACGCTGGGCAATGGCGATAGCGCGCCGCCCGCTCCGGATGAGCCCGAAATCTCCTATTTCGCAGACCGTCTGCTCGCGTTTCTCGACAGGCTCGGGATCGACCGTGTCGCGATCTACGGCACCCACACCGGCGCCCGCATTGCCGCGGAATGTGCGCTCCAGGCACCGCGACGGATCAGCCACGTGGTTTTCGATGGCATCGGCGATTACGACGAAGAAATGCGCGCGCTCCTGCTCGACCGATATGCGCCCGAAGTCACGCCCGGCGAATATGGTGAGCACCTGATCTGGGCTTTCAACTTCATCCGCGATCAGGCGCTCCACTACCCCTGGTTCCTGCGCGATCCCGAGCATCGGTTGATGACCCGCGCCGTTCCCGGCGGCCAGGAAATGCACGAGCGGGTCGTCGAACTGCTCAAGAGCATCAGCAGCTACCACAAGTCCTACCGCGCCGCCTTCGCCTATCGCGCCAGCGAGCGCCTGCCGCTGTTGGAAACCCAGGCCACGTTCCTCGACGGCCAGGCGGAACTGCCCGTACTCAAGGAAAAGCTCCGCAAGCTCGCTGCTTCGGTCCGCGGCGCGCAAGTCGTCGAAGTCGAAACCAGTCCGCAAGGCAAGGCCGCGGCCATCGCGGCGACACTCGACTGA